The Halomonas sp. THAF5a genome segment GGTGCCCCAGGCACTGAGCGGCGGCGTCTCCGGGGCCTGGAGCGGCTACCTGCTGGCCTTCGGCACGGCGCTGTGCTGGGCGCTCTTCTCGCTGGCGAGCCAGGTGCCGAGCTTCCGCTTCGGCGAGCGCATGCCGCACCTGCTGCTGATCGCCAGCGTGATGACCGGCGTCGCCAGCCTGGCGCTGGAGGGCGTGAGCGAGCTGCCCTCGTCTCGGGAGCTGCAGGCCACCGCCGCCCTGGGCCTCGGCCCCTACGGCATCGCCATGCTCGCCTGGGACCGCGCCCTCGGCGATCCCCAGGCGCATCGGCTGGGCAACCTGGCCCACGCCGTGCCGGTGCTGGCCACCCTCTTCCTGGTGATCGCCGGGGTCACCACGCCGGACTGGCGCCTGCCGCTGGCCGCCGGCCTGGTGCTCTGGGGCAGCGTCACGGCCTCGAGGCGCTGAGCGCCGATACGGGCCGCGACGGAGACATTTCCTGTTTTTCGAGACGCTGACGGCAATTCCCCGCCATCTCGAAGACGATTGGACATCTTGCCGTCGGGCCAGTAGGGTAATGGCGCCTCGGGCGAAAACATCGACAACGCCCCGAGGCGGTCACCCCCGTGACCGACTGGTCTCGCTTCACCGCAGACTGGATCACCGGCACTCTCGACTGTCCGTCGCCGACGTCATCGATAGAGAAGGAATCCATGTCGCCCCACTACACCGAACAGGGCCGCTGCATGCCGCGCCGCCCGCCGCCAGACCGCTCCTTCCCCGGGTAACGCCACGCGGCGCCGCCTGAGACGGCCCGTGCGCCTGTGCACCGTCCTGCCGACGGCTCGCATCGATCGCCTCACGCTCGCCAAGAGCGCCGTTCCAGCTCCCATCGGCCCCAGGCCCGATACCTCGCCGCGTGCGCCATCGACGCCCCACCCTGACCGACCATCGCGTCGGGCCGCCGCCCCCTGCGCGGCCGCCCCGTGACGGGCCCTTTCCACTCACCGAGGGACTGCTTTTGAACAGCGCATCGCTCCATCAATTCTCGACCCTGACCGTCATCCTGCTGATGCTCGCCTTCTACGGCGGCACCTACCTGCTCACGCTCGGCATTCGCAAGAAGAAGGAGGACGCCGACGCCTTCATGGTCTCCAACCACCGCATCGGCTTCGGCATCGGCGCGGCCAGCATGACCGCCACCTGGATCTGGGCCGCCTCCTTCTACGCCGCCGCCACCTCCGGCTACACCTACGGCGTCTCCGGCCCCATCCACTACGGGCTCTGGGGGGCGCTGATGATCCTCTTCATCTACCCGTTCGGCCGGCGCTTTCGCAAGCTCGCCCCCAACGCCCACACCCTGGGCGAGCTGATCCACGCCCGCCACGGCAGCTCCAGCCAGCTGATCCTCGCCCTCTCCAACGTGCTCGGCAGCGTGATCAGCCTGATGGTCAACTTCACCGCCGCCGGCGCCCTGGTCTCGGTGCTCTCGCCGCTCTCCTTCCAGGCCGGGGTGATCATCGCCGGCGTCGGCGTGCTGCTCTACACCCTGTGGTCCGGCTTCCGCGCCTCGGTGCTCACCGACTTCGCCCAGCTGGTGGCGCTGATGGCCATCGCCGTGGTGATAATTCCCGCGGTGTTCTTCGCCATGGGCGGCCCCAGCGAGCTGGTCGCCGGCCTCGACAACCTGACGCCTGAGCAGGCCGACTTCTTCTCGATGGATGCCATCCTCCACCAGGGCGCGCCCTTCTTCGTCGCCGTGCTGGCCTACGCCATCGGCAACCAGACCATCTCCCAGCGCCTCTTCGCGGTGAACGAGGAGCACATCAAGCCGACCTTCCTCACCGCCACCGTCGGCTACGGCGCCATCGTCATCGGCCTGGGCATGATCGGCCTGATGGCCCTGACGCTCGGCATCGAGCCGCTCAATGGCGACATGAACAACCTGATCCCGCAGATGGTCTCGGGCTACCTGCCGCCGATCTTCATCGCGCTGTTCTTCGTGCTGGTGATCGGCTCGCTCTCCTCCACCGCCGACTCCGACCTCTCGGCGCTGTCGGCGATCATGATGGCCGACGTCTACGGCAAGAACATCGCCCGGGGCAAGGCCGACCCCCAGCGCATGCTGCTGGTGGGCCGCCTGACCATGATCATCGCCACCGCGGTGGGCATCGTCTTCGCCAGCTTCTCGCTGGATATCCTGGTGATGCTGGTGTTCGTCGGCGCGCTGTGGGGCGCCATCGTCTTCCCGGTGATCGCCAGCTGCTTCTGGGACCGCATCACCAACGCCGCCTTCACCACCTCGGTGCTGGTGGCCATGGTGATGTTCTGCCTGGCGCGCTTCGAGTGGCTGCCGCTGTCGGGCGCCACCGGCCTGCTCTTCGAGCTGCTGGCGAGCATCGGCGGCGGCGTGATCATCGGCCTGATGGTCTTCGGCTTCCTGGGCCGCGCGATGGGTTTTCTCGCCGGCATCCTGGCACTCGCGGCCATGCTGGTCTTCGCCACCGGCTTCCTGCGCGAGTACACCGTGCTGCTGGCCTCGCTGACCGCCTACGGCACCAGCACCCTGGTCTGCGTGGTGATGAGCCTGGCGAGCCGCCAGGAGCGCTTCGACTTCGCCACCATCGGCGAGCGGGTCGGCGACTACGACCAGGCCCCGCTCGCGCCCGAGCAGGCGCCGCGCCGTCCTGCCGCGCCGGCCGCCGCCACCCTGGCCGGCCAGCGCTGAGCCCCACCCCATCCACCGCGGCGCCGGCCCCCGGCGCCGCCCATGAGGAGAACGACCATGACCCTGCTCTACGGCCTCTACGTGCTCGCCTGGCCCGCCCTGACCCTGGGCGTGCTGGTGCTGATCTGTCGCGCCGTGCTGCGCGACCGCCGCGACGCCCAGCGCGAGCATCGCGAGCTCGTGTGATCCCCTCGCGACCCGGATCGCGACACGACCGAGGCCCCGCCGGCACTGCCGGCGGGGCCTCTTGCGTTCAATCCGGCGGCGCGGGGGACTAGACGGCAGGAAGCCCCCCGCGACCCAGGTCGCCCCAACAGGGAGCCACGACGATGACGGACCACGCCCTGGACTACTTCCGGCCGCCGGCCGCCGGCCGCCGGCCTCCGACGCCCTCGGCCAGCGCTCGATGGAAGGCCACCAGGCGCGGCTGCGCTAACAGTATCGGCGCGCGATCGAGCAAAGGCGCCGCATGACCTGCGCGCCTAGTGACGATCCGGCGCCTCGCCGGTCGGGAGCCGGGCCAGGAAGGCCTGGAAGTCCCGATCCGCCCGAAGGCGCCGATGCAGCTCGCCGAGCGCCGTCACCGCCTCGCTCGAGTGGTCGATACGCAGGTCGAGGGGCAGGCCGCCGGGCGCACGCACCTTGAGCGCCGCCGACACCAGTCCCCGCCGGTCGCCGCCGGCTCGCTGGCCCGCCCCGAGCGCGGCCAGCAGTGCCTCGGCCAGTGCCTCGCCCGAGGCCCTCGCCTGGCGGTAGGCCGCCACCATGGCGGGCACCACCTCCTGGCTGCCCAGCATGTTCCCCGCGACTGCCAGACCGGGCTCGAGATGCAGGTCGCAGACCGGCACGTTGCTCGCCCCGGTCCAGCCTGCCACCTCGCCGCGGCCATCCATCAGAGCCAGCTGGCGCCAGGCCTCGCCCCGATCCGCGCGGCGCAGCTCGGCCACGGTCAAGGCCACCGGCTCGCCCTCGGCGAGTCGCGCCAGGCCACGTTCGGCGGCCATCACGCTGGTGCTGTAGCCTTGGGTGATGGCCGCCCCGACGCCGGGCTGCAGGTGCGGGACGAAGCCCCCCAGGGCAGGACCGCCCGTCGCACAGGCGACGCCCAGGGTGCGTCGGTCGGTATCCAGGGCGATCAGACTGAAGGTCATGGGCACTCCGGTGAGAGGATGCAGCGGCATTGCCGAAGACGGCGAGCCTATTTATCATGACAAATACCATGATCATCAGACGGTCGACAAGCCGCCCCACCCGCAAGGAGAGTGATGAGCCAGTCACCACGACACGCCGCGCGCCGTGCCCGCCCCGAGGTCATCGGCGAGGCGATCAAGGAGTACATCGCGCATCACGGTCTCGTCCCCGGAGATCGCCTGCCCCAGGAGTCCCACCTGGTCGAGGCGCTCGACGCCTCCAAGGGCACCATCCGCGAGGCGCTGCGCGGCCTGACGGCCCAGGGCCTGATCCAGACCCGTACCGGCCCCGGCGGCGGCGCCTTCATCTGCGAGGTGAGCGACGACCGCGCCATGGAGTTGCTGGGCAACTACTTCTTCTTTCGCCAGCCGACCATCCATGACATCTACGAGGTCCGCAAGCAGCTCCAGCCCTCCATGGTGGCCAGCCTCGAGGGCGTGCTGGACGACGCTGCCTTCCGCCGCCTGGAAGCGGTGATGGCCTACTACACCCATCCGCCCGCCTCGCTGGAGGAGGAACGCACCCAGCGCATCAAGGAACTGGAGTTCCACCTGGTGCTGGTGGATTACTGCCCCAATCCCCTGCTGGCCCTGATGTGTCGCTTCATGATCCGCCTGCTGATGAGCCTGACGACCTGCCAACAGATCTACGACCGGCCCTACCCGGAGCTGCGCCAGCGCGGCTACGACTACCAGCGCCGACTGCTCGACGCCCTGCGCAACGACGACATGGACGAGGCGCGCCGCATCATGGCCGAGCACATGCAGGCCGCCCAGGCGCTGATGGAGGCGGGGGAAGCCACCCTCGACAAGGCCTTCTTCCGCGCCGACGACACCGCCGGCGAAGCCCCGAGCCGCGAGTACCTGGCGCTGCGCGACCTCTAAGCCCGCGCCGCCGCGGATCCCGCCAGAATCCCTGCGCACGAGACGCTACCGAGCCTGCCCTCCCCGGCAGGCGGACGGGGCATCTCCCTGTGCCCGTGCGCCGAATGACGCGACGACCGAGAGGCCGGCATGGCGTCTTTGCCCCTAGAACCGGCCGCGCCAGGCGACTAGACCATCGTCGTAGCCTGCGAAGCGACGCTCCGGAAGATATTTATCATAACAAATTGTTTTCCCCCGATTTCGCTCGCCTTTGCACCGAAATCGCGCGTCTGTGCGGCATCGAGCGACGATTGACAGCGCTCACCGGGCGCCGCTAGCCTTTATTTATCATGATAAATTAACAACACCCAGGCGATGCCGTTCTCGGCCGCCTTGGCAAGGGGAATCGATGAGTCATTCGTACGAACCGGCGGCCCGGCAGGCCTGGCAGTGGCTGGAAAGGGCGGCCCGCTTCAGTGAAACCCGGGACCCGGACCGCGAGGGCGTCACTCGGCGCTGCGCCACCCCGGAACACCGCGCCACCCTGGACGCCCTCAGCGGCTGGATGCGGGAGCTGGGCATGGCGGTGCGACTGGACAACGCCGCCAACCTGATCGGCCGGCATGCCAGCGGGACCCCGCGGGCTCGCACGCTGCTGCTCGGTTCGCATCAGGACACCGTGCCCCACGGCGGGAAATACGACGGCATCCTCGGGGTGATCCTGCCGCTGGCGCTGATCAAGTACCTGAGGGACAACGCCATCGAGCTGCCCTTCCACATCGACGTGGTGGCCTTCAGCGACGAGGAAGGCACGCGCTTCAGCTCGACGCTGCTCGGCTCCAAGGTGCTCGCCGGCAGCTTCGACGACGCCATGCTGGACGCCGCCGACGACGGCGGCGTGACGCTGCGCGAGGCCCTGGAGGCCTTCGGCTGCCGCCCCGAACGCATCGCCGAGGATCGCTACACCCCCGAGGAAGTCCTCGCCTTCCTCGAGGTGCATATCGAGCAGGGGCCCCAGCTCGAGCTCGATAACCTGCCGGTCGGGGTGGTGAGCGCCATCACCGGCATCGAGCGCCATCGCGTGACCATCCAGGGCCTGGCCGGCCACGCCGGTACGGTGCCCATGCATGTGCGCCAGGACGCCCTGGTCGGCGCCGCCGAAGTGATTCGCCAGGTCGATGCCCTGTGCCGAGAGACCGACGACCTGGTCGGCGTGGTGGGCAAGATCGAGAACGCCCCCAACGGGGTGAACGTCATTCCCCAGACCACCACCCTGTCCATCGAGCTGCGCTCGCCTAACGACGATATCCGGCGTCAGGCTCGGGAAACGCTGCTCGAGCGCATCGACAACGCGCTGACCGCCTCCCGACTGGGGCTCGATCATGCCCTGACCTACGAACAATCCGCCGTGCAGTGCTCCACCTGGCTCTCCGAGGAGCTGCAGGGCGCCGTGCGCGACAGCGGCCTCCCGCCGCGGGTGCTGTTCAGCGGTGCGGGTCACGACGGCCTGGCCATGCGCTCGCTGTGCGACATCGGCATGCTCTTCCTGCGCTGCGAAGGGGGCGTCAGCCACCATCCCGGCGAGGCCATCGAACCCGAGGACCTGACGGCCGCCGTCGAGGTCCTGGTCCACGTCTGCCAACGCCTGGCCAAGCGCCAGACGGCGGCATGACCTCCGTTCCCGACTCCATCCATTCACCACGACAGCACCGACAACGCTCCGAGGGTCGACCATGAGCCAATCCCAACAACATACACAGACCTCGGCACCATCGGCATCGACCGCGCAGAAGTGGTACCAGCGCGTGCCGGACCCGATGGTCCTGATCTTCCTGATACTGGTCGCCGCCTACCTGATGACCTTCATCGTGCCGGCCGGCGAATACCAGCGCGAAATGCTCGAAAACGGCAGGACGTCGGTCATTCCCGACTCCTTCCAGTATCTCGCGGACGTAGCCAACCTCCACGTCTTCGACATCTTCGTGGCCATCCCCGAGGGGTTGATCGCCGCCTCGCAGTACCTGTTCATCGTCTTCATCGCCGGCGGGCTCTTCCACATCCTGCAACGCACCGGGGCCCTGGAGAACGCCATCGGCGTCGCCGTCCACCGGGTCGGCGCCGAGAACAGCACGCGCAGCCGTAACCTGATCATCGTCGCCGGCACCTTCATCTACGGCTTCTTCGGCGTGGCCGTCGGCTTCGAGAACAACATCGCCCTGGTGCCGATCGGCGTGCTGATCGCCACGGCGATCGGCTGCTCGCGGCTGGTCGGCGTGACCATGGCCGTCGGCGGCATCGGGATCGGCTTCGCCCTCTCGCCGATCAACCCCTACACCGTCGGGGTGGCGCAGGGCATCGGCGAGCTGCCGACCTTCTCCGGCTGGGGCCTGAGGACTCTGATGGTGGTCGGCTGCCTGGCCACCCTGAGCGCCTTCATCTGCTGCTACGTGACCCGCGTCGACTATCGCGATGACCAGCCCGCCGAGCTCACCAAGCGGCTCGAGGACTACACCTTGTCGCGCCGCGACCTGATGACCCTGGGCATCTTCGTGGCCGGCCTGGCGATCATGCTGGTCGGGGTGTTCACCCGCGGCTGGTACATCAACGAGATCGCCGCCATGTTCCTGCTGATGGCGATCGTGATCGGCTTCGCCAACGGCCTGGGCGCCAACGAACTGGTCAAGCAGATGATGGAGGGGGCCTCCACGGTCACTGCCGGCGCCCTGGTGATCGGGGTCGCGGCGTCGATCCAGGTGATCCTCAAGGACGCCCAGATCATCGACACCATCGTCCATGGCCTGAGCGGCCTGGTAGGCGACATGCCGACCGCCCTGGCGGCGGTGGCCGCCAGCGTCATCCAGGGCGTGATCAACCTGTTCGTGCCCAGCGGCTCGGGCCAGGCGCTGGTCACCATGCCGATCCTGATCCCGCTGGCCGACCTGATCGACATGAGCCGCCAGCTGATGATCACCGCCTTCCAGGTGGGCGACGGCCTGACCAACCTCATCGTGCCCACCTCCGGCGGCACCCTGGCCATGCTGGCCCTCGGCCGGGTCTCCTATGCCCAGTGGCTGCGCGTGATCATGCCGCTGATGGTGCTGGTCTACGGCATGTGCTGGATCGCCCTCATCGCCGGGCACTACATCGGCTACTGATCCCACCGCGTGTCCAGTCGAC includes the following:
- a CDS encoding putative transporter small subunit — encoded protein: MTLLYGLYVLAWPALTLGVLVLICRAVLRDRRDAQREHRELV
- a CDS encoding DMT family transporter; translated protein: MLGHTLGVSRFPWHGAGAAALAVLLWALVPLLMIAAGDLPPLRLSAMALLAGALGTLPMARQRRTRAAGPSRTQGVAINLLGALLMAGAVGACVAAFSLAPPAEAALITYTWPVIFLLASRWLVLKRLPLATLGGALLAFSGAALLVVPQALSGGVSGAWSGYLLAFGTALCWALFSLASQVPSFRFGERMPHLLLIASVMTGVASLALEGVSELPSSRELQATAALGLGPYGIAMLAWDRALGDPQAHRLGNLAHAVPVLATLFLVIAGVTTPDWRLPLAAGLVLWGSVTASRR
- a CDS encoding DUF1028 domain-containing protein, producing MTFSLIALDTDRRTLGVACATGGPALGGFVPHLQPGVGAAITQGYSTSVMAAERGLARLAEGEPVALTVAELRRADRGEAWRQLALMDGRGEVAGWTGASNVPVCDLHLEPGLAVAGNMLGSQEVVPAMVAAYRQARASGEALAEALLAALGAGQRAGGDRRGLVSAALKVRAPGGLPLDLRIDHSSEAVTALGELHRRLRADRDFQAFLARLPTGEAPDRH
- a CDS encoding FadR/GntR family transcriptional regulator; this encodes MSQSPRHAARRARPEVIGEAIKEYIAHHGLVPGDRLPQESHLVEALDASKGTIREALRGLTAQGLIQTRTGPGGGAFICEVSDDRAMELLGNYFFFRQPTIHDIYEVRKQLQPSMVASLEGVLDDAAFRRLEAVMAYYTHPPASLEEERTQRIKELEFHLVLVDYCPNPLLALMCRFMIRLLMSLTTCQQIYDRPYPELRQRGYDYQRRLLDALRNDDMDEARRIMAEHMQAAQALMEAGEATLDKAFFRADDTAGEAPSREYLALRDL
- a CDS encoding allantoate amidohydrolase; this translates as MSHSYEPAARQAWQWLERAARFSETRDPDREGVTRRCATPEHRATLDALSGWMRELGMAVRLDNAANLIGRHASGTPRARTLLLGSHQDTVPHGGKYDGILGVILPLALIKYLRDNAIELPFHIDVVAFSDEEGTRFSSTLLGSKVLAGSFDDAMLDAADDGGVTLREALEAFGCRPERIAEDRYTPEEVLAFLEVHIEQGPQLELDNLPVGVVSAITGIERHRVTIQGLAGHAGTVPMHVRQDALVGAAEVIRQVDALCRETDDLVGVVGKIENAPNGVNVIPQTTTLSIELRSPNDDIRRQARETLLERIDNALTASRLGLDHALTYEQSAVQCSTWLSEELQGAVRDSGLPPRVLFSGAGHDGLAMRSLCDIGMLFLRCEGGVSHHPGEAIEPEDLTAAVEVLVHVCQRLAKRQTAA
- a CDS encoding sodium:solute symporter family protein: MNSASLHQFSTLTVILLMLAFYGGTYLLTLGIRKKKEDADAFMVSNHRIGFGIGAASMTATWIWAASFYAAATSGYTYGVSGPIHYGLWGALMILFIYPFGRRFRKLAPNAHTLGELIHARHGSSSQLILALSNVLGSVISLMVNFTAAGALVSVLSPLSFQAGVIIAGVGVLLYTLWSGFRASVLTDFAQLVALMAIAVVIIPAVFFAMGGPSELVAGLDNLTPEQADFFSMDAILHQGAPFFVAVLAYAIGNQTISQRLFAVNEEHIKPTFLTATVGYGAIVIGLGMIGLMALTLGIEPLNGDMNNLIPQMVSGYLPPIFIALFFVLVIGSLSSTADSDLSALSAIMMADVYGKNIARGKADPQRMLLVGRLTMIIATAVGIVFASFSLDILVMLVFVGALWGAIVFPVIASCFWDRITNAAFTTSVLVAMVMFCLARFEWLPLSGATGLLFELLASIGGGVIIGLMVFGFLGRAMGFLAGILALAAMLVFATGFLREYTVLLASLTAYGTSTLVCVVMSLASRQERFDFATIGERVGDYDQAPLAPEQAPRRPAAPAAATLAGQR
- a CDS encoding YfcC family protein; translation: MSQSQQHTQTSAPSASTAQKWYQRVPDPMVLIFLILVAAYLMTFIVPAGEYQREMLENGRTSVIPDSFQYLADVANLHVFDIFVAIPEGLIAASQYLFIVFIAGGLFHILQRTGALENAIGVAVHRVGAENSTRSRNLIIVAGTFIYGFFGVAVGFENNIALVPIGVLIATAIGCSRLVGVTMAVGGIGIGFALSPINPYTVGVAQGIGELPTFSGWGLRTLMVVGCLATLSAFICCYVTRVDYRDDQPAELTKRLEDYTLSRRDLMTLGIFVAGLAIMLVGVFTRGWYINEIAAMFLLMAIVIGFANGLGANELVKQMMEGASTVTAGALVIGVAASIQVILKDAQIIDTIVHGLSGLVGDMPTALAAVAASVIQGVINLFVPSGSGQALVTMPILIPLADLIDMSRQLMITAFQVGDGLTNLIVPTSGGTLAMLALGRVSYAQWLRVIMPLMVLVYGMCWIALIAGHYIGY